Proteins encoded together in one Candidatus Xianfuyuplasma coldseepsis window:
- the deoB gene encoding phosphopentomutase, translating to MKMFKRIFLIVIDSVGCGAQEDAHLFGDDGANTIGHIAEATGGIHLPNMEQLGYGNLTKIIGVPPIVDAKGYYTKMREMSNGKDTMTGHWEIMGLKIVDPFITFTDTGFPQELLDELSKRTGRNIVGNKAASGTDIIEEFGEHQMKTGDLIVYTSADSVLQIAAHEEAVGLDELYKACEIARELTMKDEWKVGRIIARPFIGDKKGEFVRTANRHDYALRPFEPTAMNYLKDAGYDVVAFGKINDIYDGEGVTETYKQKSNRHGMENFIAYAAHDFKGLAYLNLVDFDALYGHRRNPEGYKEALEEFDQQLGELQKQLNDDDLLIITADHGNDPTFEGTDHTREFVPLLVYSPSIQGGELPIRDTFADIGATISENFKTKQAQYGTSFLTKLQ from the coding sequence ATGAAGATGTTTAAACGAATCTTTCTAATTGTCATTGACAGCGTCGGTTGTGGCGCACAAGAAGATGCTCATTTATTTGGTGATGATGGAGCCAATACCATAGGTCATATTGCGGAGGCAACGGGTGGAATTCATTTGCCAAACATGGAACAACTGGGTTATGGTAACTTGACGAAAATCATTGGTGTACCACCAATAGTCGATGCAAAAGGTTATTATACAAAAATGCGAGAAATGAGTAATGGGAAAGATACGATGACGGGACACTGGGAAATTATGGGATTGAAAATTGTCGACCCATTCATCACCTTTACCGACACCGGATTCCCCCAAGAACTGCTCGATGAACTGTCGAAGCGAACCGGTCGCAACATCGTTGGTAATAAAGCCGCAAGTGGAACAGACATCATCGAAGAATTCGGTGAACATCAAATGAAAACAGGGGATTTAATTGTCTACACTAGTGCTGATAGCGTCTTGCAGATTGCTGCTCATGAAGAAGCAGTAGGTCTGGATGAATTATACAAAGCCTGTGAAATTGCCCGTGAACTAACAATGAAAGATGAATGGAAGGTTGGTCGGATTATCGCACGCCCGTTCATTGGTGATAAGAAAGGTGAATTCGTTCGTACCGCCAATCGTCACGATTATGCCTTGAGGCCATTTGAACCAACAGCGATGAATTATCTTAAAGACGCCGGATATGATGTCGTAGCGTTTGGGAAAATCAACGATATCTACGATGGTGAAGGTGTCACTGAAACCTATAAACAGAAGTCCAATCGCCATGGAATGGAAAATTTCATCGCCTATGCGGCACATGATTTTAAAGGTTTAGCCTACTTAAATCTTGTGGATTTTGATGCGTTATATGGTCATCGCCGGAATCCAGAAGGATACAAAGAAGCGTTAGAAGAGTTTGATCAACAACTTGGCGAACTGCAGAAGCAACTGAATGATGACGATCTATTAATCATTACGGCGGATCATGGGAATGATCCAACCTTTGAAGGTACCGATCATACACGTGAGTTTGTACCATTATTGGTCTATTCACCAAGTATTCAGGGAGGCGAACTGCCAATTCGGGATACATTTGCTGATATCGGTGCAACCATCTCGGAGAATTTCAAAACAAAACAAGCACAATATGGTACAAGTTTCCTAACAAAACTACAATAA
- the lepA gene encoding translation elongation factor 4: protein MRKPIDTSALSKRQKMIRNFSIIAHIDHGKSTLADRILEYTKSVSERDMKNQVLDSMDIERERGITIKLNAVELEYEAKDGQTYIFHLIDTPGHVDFTYEVSRSLAACEGAVLVVDAAQGIEAQTLANVYLALDNDLEIIPVINKIDLPSAEPEKVKHEIEDVIGLDASDAVLASAKEGIGITEIMEQIVALVPAPQGDPNAPLKALIFDSYFDAYRGVIPSIRVMEGTVKKGDRIKMMASKAEYEVIDVGVYTPSEKKKEILGPGDVGFLTASIKNVQNVRVGDTITSVPHQADQPLPGYRTLNPMVFCGLYPIDSNDYEDLRDALEKLKLNDASLIFEPETSQALGFGFRIGFLGLLHMEIIQERIDREFNIPIIATSPSVIYKVHLNDQSMVRIDNPCDMPPIQKIDYIEEPYVTATIMTPEDYVGTIMELCQTKRGIFTDMQYIGENRVQITYEMPLLEIVYDFFDRLKSGTKGYASFDYEFSNYKRNKLVKMDILLNGEIVDALSTIVFEEFAYRRGKAITEKLKDVIPRHMFEIPVQAAINTKVIARSTIKAMRKNVLAKCYGGDVSRKKKLLEKQKEGKKRMKAVGNVEVPQEAFLSVLSLDDK, encoded by the coding sequence ATGCGTAAACCAATCGACACATCAGCGTTAAGTAAACGCCAAAAAATGATTCGTAATTTTTCGATTATTGCTCATATCGATCACGGTAAAAGCACCCTCGCTGATCGGATTTTAGAATACACCAAAAGCGTCAGCGAACGCGATATGAAAAACCAAGTGCTCGATTCGATGGATATCGAACGGGAACGTGGTATTACGATTAAACTCAATGCCGTAGAACTTGAATATGAAGCGAAAGATGGCCAAACCTATATCTTTCATCTGATTGACACCCCCGGTCATGTTGATTTTACCTATGAAGTATCACGGAGTTTAGCAGCTTGTGAAGGAGCAGTACTAGTTGTTGATGCGGCACAAGGAATAGAGGCACAGACCCTTGCGAACGTCTATTTAGCTCTTGATAATGATCTTGAAATTATTCCTGTCATTAATAAAATTGATCTCCCCAGTGCAGAACCCGAGAAGGTAAAACATGAAATTGAAGATGTCATCGGTCTAGATGCCAGTGATGCCGTATTAGCCAGTGCGAAAGAAGGAATTGGGATTACGGAAATCATGGAACAAATCGTTGCTCTTGTACCAGCACCGCAAGGCGATCCCAATGCGCCTTTAAAAGCACTGATATTCGACTCTTACTTTGATGCTTATCGCGGTGTCATACCATCGATTCGTGTTATGGAAGGAACCGTGAAAAAAGGAGATCGCATCAAGATGATGGCAAGCAAAGCAGAATATGAAGTCATCGATGTCGGTGTCTACACACCAAGCGAGAAGAAGAAAGAGATACTAGGTCCAGGTGATGTTGGCTTTTTAACCGCTTCAATCAAAAACGTTCAAAATGTTCGTGTTGGTGATACCATTACCTCTGTACCACATCAAGCGGACCAACCCCTACCTGGTTATCGAACCTTAAATCCGATGGTTTTTTGCGGTTTATATCCCATTGATAGTAATGATTATGAAGATTTACGCGACGCATTAGAAAAATTGAAGTTAAACGATGCATCATTAATCTTCGAACCAGAGACGTCCCAAGCGCTTGGCTTTGGATTTCGGATCGGATTCTTAGGATTGCTTCACATGGAAATTATTCAAGAGAGAATCGATCGCGAGTTTAATATCCCAATTATTGCTACCAGTCCAAGTGTCATCTACAAAGTTCATTTAAACGACCAATCGATGGTTCGCATCGACAATCCATGTGATATGCCACCGATTCAGAAAATTGATTATATCGAAGAACCCTACGTCACCGCAACCATTATGACACCAGAAGACTACGTCGGTACAATCATGGAACTGTGTCAGACAAAACGAGGAATCTTTACCGATATGCAGTACATTGGTGAAAACCGGGTTCAGATAACGTATGAAATGCCATTACTCGAGATTGTATATGATTTCTTTGATCGCCTCAAAAGTGGTACCAAAGGATATGCAAGCTTCGATTATGAATTCTCCAATTACAAACGCAATAAACTTGTCAAAATGGACATTCTGCTTAATGGAGAGATTGTCGACGCCTTAAGTACCATCGTCTTTGAGGAATTTGCCTATCGTCGCGGCAAAGCGATTACGGAAAAACTCAAAGACGTGATCCCACGACACATGTTTGAAATTCCCGTTCAAGCAGCCATCAACACCAAAGTCATTGCCCGTAGCACCATTAAAGCAATGCGCAAGAACGTCCTAGCGAAGTGTTATGGAGGCGACGTATCACGTAAGAAAAAACTTCTTGAAAAGCAGAAAGAAGGAAAGAAACGCATGAAAGCTGTTGGGAATGTTGAAGTTCCCCAAGAAGCATTCTTAAGCGTTCTCAGTTTGGATGATAAATAA
- the rpsO gene encoding 30S ribosomal protein S15, with translation MAISKEAKQQIVEDYRIKDGDTGSPEVQVAILTTEINELNEHLKAHKNDHHSRRGLLKKVGRRRNLLKYLAKKDIERYRSLIARLGLRR, from the coding sequence ATGGCAATTAGCAAAGAAGCAAAACAACAGATCGTCGAAGACTATCGCATTAAAGATGGCGATACCGGAAGTCCAGAAGTTCAAGTTGCAATCTTAACTACGGAAATCAACGAACTAAATGAACATTTAAAAGCTCATAAAAATGATCATCATAGTCGTCGTGGACTTCTAAAAAAAGTTGGTCGTCGTCGGAATTTGTTGAAATACTTAGCGAAAAAAGACATTGAACGTTACCGTTCATTGATTGCTCGTTTAGGATTACGTCGATAA
- the hemW gene encoding radical SAM family heme chaperone HemW has translation MLTSLYIHFPFCDHICTYCDFHKSLATDSRKDEYVDALVKELLYRKKDLVNIKTIFLGGGTPLSLSITQLSRIFSTIEQVVNIDLVLEYSIETNPNNVTEDKVQLLQQYHINRVSIGVQTFNPVQLVTLGRDHQVSDVAKAVSLLRQYHIDNISIDLMFSLVHQTVDDVIYDLDQVLVLDVPHISYYALIWEEKTQLYHHYKQGRVTMNSEDDEAIMYQTIIDTLTRNRYNHYEISNFAKPSMEAKHNLTYWRNQEYLGIGSGAHSFNNGTRFYHPANTREYIKRMNQGDFDWYRNEDTNILTDTLIMGMRLLQGIHIPTIEHQFSISLMERFPELQKHINLKLLTIENNYLRFTRKGLLLGNEIFQIFLEGS, from the coding sequence ATGTTAACTAGTTTATATATTCATTTTCCGTTTTGTGACCATATTTGTACCTACTGTGACTTTCACAAGTCACTTGCGACCGATTCTCGAAAAGACGAATATGTTGACGCACTGGTCAAAGAGCTTTTGTATCGCAAAAAGGACTTAGTTAACATAAAAACGATATTTCTTGGTGGGGGAACCCCACTCAGCCTATCAATCACTCAATTATCACGAATCTTTTCAACGATTGAACAAGTAGTCAACATCGATTTGGTGTTGGAATATTCCATTGAGACCAATCCAAACAATGTCACCGAAGACAAAGTTCAACTTCTACAGCAATATCATATTAATCGAGTAAGTATTGGAGTTCAAACATTCAACCCCGTACAATTGGTGACACTCGGTCGTGATCATCAGGTCTCAGATGTGGCCAAAGCTGTTTCGTTATTACGACAATATCACATTGATAACATCAGTATTGATTTGATGTTTTCTCTCGTTCACCAAACAGTAGATGATGTCATATACGACTTGGATCAAGTATTGGTGTTAGACGTCCCGCATATTTCCTATTATGCGCTTATATGGGAAGAGAAAACACAATTATACCATCACTATAAACAAGGAAGAGTCACGATGAACTCCGAAGACGATGAAGCTATAATGTATCAAACGATTATTGATACGCTTACTCGTAATCGCTACAATCATTATGAAATTAGCAATTTTGCCAAACCGTCGATGGAAGCCAAGCACAACCTAACGTATTGGCGCAATCAAGAATACCTTGGGATTGGTAGTGGGGCCCATTCCTTCAATAATGGTACGCGGTTCTATCATCCAGCGAATACAAGGGAATACATCAAACGGATGAATCAAGGAGATTTCGATTGGTATCGAAATGAAGATACCAATATTCTTACTGATACCTTAATCATGGGCATGCGATTATTACAAGGAATCCATATTCCTACCATCGAACATCAATTTTCGATTTCATTAATGGAACGTTTTCCAGAGTTACAAAAACACATCAATTTAAAACTATTAACGATTGAAAATAATTATTTACGTTTTACCCGTAAAGGACTATTATTGGGTAATGAAATATTTCAAATCTTTTTGGAGGGATCATAA
- the xerD gene encoding site-specific tyrosine recombinase XerD, producing the protein MLQRLLKEYEYYLRITKGLSANSISSYVTDLTEYVEFVGRNYNINDPQMITKQHIRNFIARLKRKKSTVSSISRKMSAIRSFHKYLLLEKLVTTNIALGIRLPKKEKKLPVVLSVEEVDALMVAAGGSEALDIRNRAMLELLYGSGLRISELLELRMGDLHINMGFLNVSGKGNKERIVPIGAEASFALKKYLEQSRPHLKKVPGDILFVNSRGHAMSRVGFYKVLQNLTRKAGITKDVSPHTLRHSFASHLLANGVDLRVVQELLGHEDISTTQIYTHISKQQLQQVYEDYHPRAQQKGDDEDV; encoded by the coding sequence ATGTTACAACGATTATTAAAGGAATACGAATACTATTTGCGAATTACCAAAGGATTGAGTGCCAACTCTATAAGCTCCTATGTAACGGATTTAACAGAATATGTAGAGTTTGTTGGACGAAACTATAATATTAATGACCCTCAAATGATAACGAAACAGCATATTCGTAATTTTATTGCACGTTTAAAGCGAAAAAAATCAACGGTAAGTAGTATCTCCCGTAAAATGAGCGCAATTCGTAGTTTTCATAAGTATTTACTACTTGAAAAACTTGTGACAACGAACATTGCACTCGGGATTCGATTACCCAAAAAAGAGAAGAAACTTCCAGTGGTTTTGAGTGTTGAAGAAGTTGATGCGTTAATGGTTGCAGCAGGTGGAAGCGAAGCACTTGACATTCGCAACCGAGCAATGTTAGAACTATTATACGGAAGTGGATTACGGATTAGTGAGTTATTGGAATTGCGGATGGGGGATCTTCACATCAATATGGGATTTTTGAATGTATCGGGTAAAGGGAATAAAGAACGAATTGTACCAATCGGTGCCGAAGCGTCGTTTGCCTTAAAAAAATACCTGGAGCAGTCTCGTCCCCATTTAAAGAAAGTTCCTGGTGACATTTTATTCGTCAATAGTAGAGGACACGCGATGAGTCGAGTTGGTTTCTACAAAGTCTTACAGAACTTAACCCGTAAAGCGGGAATAACCAAAGACGTATCACCGCACACCCTACGTCATAGTTTCGCATCCCATTTATTAGCAAATGGTGTTGATCTACGTGTCGTTCAAGAACTCCTCGGTCATGAAGATATTTCCACAACGCAAATATACACGCATATCTCAAAGCAACAATTACAACAAGTATACGAGGACTATCATCCTCGTGCTCAACAAAAAGGAGACGATGAAGATGTTTAA
- a CDS encoding polyribonucleotide nucleotidyltransferase, translated as MSKRTFEMDFDGRKLSVEVGEMAKQAAGAALIRYEDTAVLSVCAVGKRPTTMSYFPLMVIYQEKMYAAGKIPGGFFKREGRPSDNETLTARLIDRPIRPLFPKGFMYDLQIINQVMSADTDNTPEMTAMFGSSLALGISDIPFQGPIAGVNVGMIDGKYVINPTQEQQEISTIELSIAGTKDGINMVESSASQVSEEDMLGAILFGHEWIKKLCEFQEEIIAEVGLPDGDYEYQLIPDELTAAVTELVGKELIEAVRIEEKLERGAAIAAITDRVATQYEENNKDLERPERNDLVNDVRNICSNIVKKEMRRLVTEDKVRPDGRKLDEIRPLDSQIDLFELTHGSAMFTRGQTQAVALTTLGSMSEYKVIDGMEDEIEKKTFMLHYNFPQFSVGETGRYGGPGRREIGHGMLGERALRQVMPNDEEFPYTVRVVSEILESNGSSSQATICAGSMSLMAAGVPIKAQVAGIAMGLIKEGDFYSILTDIQGMEDHYGDMDFKVAGTEAGITALQMDIKIEGLSKDILEESLHQAKKARLEILNHMNEVISEPRKEVSKHAPKVKMFHIDPDKIRDVIGPGGKQITQIIEDCNNVKIDIEQDGRVFIMHSNLEDIEKAIAIIEEIVKEAKVGEVYSGKVVRVEKFGCFVELWPGTDGLCHISKLAHERVAKVEDVAKLGDIITVKVIGIDDRGRIDLSRKATLPKPPRTEKQDHKPYKKDSKPNTSDK; from the coding sequence ATGAGTAAACGAACTTTCGAGATGGATTTCGATGGTAGAAAGTTGAGCGTTGAAGTTGGCGAAATGGCTAAACAAGCTGCTGGTGCTGCGTTGATTCGATATGAAGATACCGCTGTACTTAGCGTATGCGCAGTTGGCAAACGTCCGACAACAATGAGCTACTTCCCATTGATGGTAATCTATCAAGAAAAAATGTATGCCGCTGGTAAGATACCAGGTGGCTTCTTCAAAAGAGAGGGTCGACCAAGTGATAACGAGACACTTACTGCACGCCTAATTGATAGACCGATCCGCCCACTCTTCCCCAAAGGATTTATGTATGATTTGCAAATCATCAATCAAGTGATGAGTGCAGATACTGACAACACTCCCGAAATGACAGCGATGTTTGGAAGTAGCTTGGCTTTAGGAATTAGTGATATTCCCTTCCAAGGACCGATTGCCGGTGTGAATGTCGGAATGATTGATGGGAAATATGTTATCAATCCGACACAAGAACAGCAAGAAATCAGTACCATTGAACTTAGTATTGCTGGAACAAAAGACGGAATCAATATGGTTGAATCCAGTGCTTCACAAGTCAGTGAAGAGGATATGCTAGGAGCAATCTTGTTCGGTCATGAATGGATTAAAAAATTATGTGAATTTCAAGAAGAAATCATTGCAGAAGTTGGACTTCCAGATGGTGATTATGAGTATCAATTAATCCCTGATGAATTAACCGCTGCAGTAACAGAACTTGTTGGAAAAGAACTTATCGAAGCTGTTCGAATTGAGGAAAAACTAGAACGTGGGGCAGCCATAGCAGCGATTACAGATCGCGTTGCAACACAATACGAAGAAAACAATAAAGATCTTGAACGACCCGAACGTAACGATTTAGTTAATGACGTACGTAATATTTGTAGTAACATCGTCAAAAAAGAAATGCGTCGTCTTGTAACAGAAGATAAAGTTCGGCCGGATGGTCGGAAACTCGATGAAATTCGCCCACTGGACTCGCAAATTGATTTGTTTGAGTTAACACACGGTAGTGCGATGTTCACCCGAGGACAAACACAAGCGGTTGCACTCACTACATTGGGTAGCATGAGTGAATACAAAGTGATCGATGGAATGGAAGACGAAATCGAAAAGAAAACCTTCATGTTACATTATAACTTTCCGCAATTCAGCGTTGGTGAAACGGGACGTTATGGTGGGCCTGGACGCCGTGAAATTGGTCACGGAATGCTCGGAGAACGGGCGTTACGTCAAGTGATGCCAAACGATGAAGAATTCCCCTATACCGTTCGTGTAGTAAGTGAAATTCTCGAATCCAATGGATCCTCATCGCAGGCAACCATCTGTGCCGGTAGTATGAGTTTGATGGCAGCTGGTGTTCCAATCAAAGCACAAGTAGCTGGTATTGCCATGGGATTGATTAAAGAGGGAGATTTCTATAGTATCTTAACCGATATTCAAGGTATGGAAGATCATTATGGAGATATGGACTTCAAAGTAGCAGGAACTGAAGCGGGAATCACGGCTTTACAAATGGATATTAAGATTGAAGGCCTAAGCAAAGATATTTTAGAGGAATCTTTACATCAAGCGAAAAAGGCACGATTGGAAATCTTGAATCACATGAATGAAGTTATCAGTGAGCCACGTAAAGAAGTAAGTAAACATGCACCAAAAGTCAAAATGTTCCATATCGATCCGGATAAAATCCGCGATGTTATCGGCCCAGGTGGAAAACAAATCACCCAAATTATTGAAGATTGTAACAACGTTAAAATTGATATTGAACAAGATGGTCGCGTCTTCATTATGCACAGCAACCTAGAAGACATCGAAAAGGCGATTGCTATTATTGAAGAAATCGTTAAAGAAGCGAAAGTAGGCGAAGTCTACAGTGGTAAAGTTGTCCGCGTTGAAAAATTTGGATGCTTTGTCGAATTATGGCCAGGTACGGATGGACTATGTCATATCTCAAAACTTGCTCATGAGCGCGTTGCTAAGGTCGAAGATGTCGCCAAACTCGGAGACATCATTACGGTAAAAGTGATTGGTATCGATGATCGTGGTCGGATTGATTTATCGCGCAAAGCGACATTGCCAAAACCCCCACGTACAGAGAAACAAGACCATAAACCTTACAAAAAAGACAGTAAACCAAACACATCGGACAAATAA
- a CDS encoding (2Fe-2S)-binding protein produces the protein MYQDDDVICYCAEVTYKQIKQAIQKGAKTIDHIGDINEAGIACGTCIEDLEIIVKALIKE, from the coding sequence ATGTATCAAGATGATGATGTAATCTGTTATTGCGCGGAAGTTACGTACAAGCAGATCAAACAGGCGATTCAAAAAGGAGCCAAGACGATCGATCACATCGGTGATATCAACGAAGCTGGTATTGCCTGTGGTACATGTATTGAAGATTTGGAAATTATTGTAAAAGCGTTGATAAAAGAATAA
- a CDS encoding AI-2E family transporter — translation MTEKKRTRILQNLGILTLSLVSLYYINQLFNDQLEVFRTAINSIVVPFGIALFLSYLVEPMLRLLEKHMKVQNRLLAVVIVFIIITVAIVLFLYFVGIIIYEQGVSFFENDWDNIVLWVNKFIDQNPSIESAYQSLQDYISFDNASPVIFNVVNIVRSIGSIVIIIVLIPVFLFFLLKEKETIFEGIVSVVPKKYKHHTRELGQRANDVIQKYFNGRFLVMFIMSIALTIMFMAFGFNFQRSLFFGFTLGFLDIIPYIGGFIGMTLPILYSFTVQDTLLLGEWTFIGLIAVNLIIQGIQGNILQPYIMGKEVNMHPLLVLSSFIFFGALFGIAGVILAIPITGIIKASAQYFNELKEDEETQPKKSSPKPKKLAQK, via the coding sequence ATGACCGAGAAAAAACGAACTCGTATCCTTCAAAATCTAGGGATTCTAACCTTATCCCTTGTATCATTGTATTATATCAATCAATTATTTAATGATCAGTTGGAAGTCTTTCGGACTGCAATCAACTCGATAGTAGTACCTTTTGGTATTGCATTATTTTTAAGTTATCTTGTGGAACCAATGCTGCGATTATTAGAGAAACACATGAAAGTTCAAAATCGCTTGCTTGCCGTTGTTATTGTCTTTATTATAATCACAGTAGCCATCGTGTTATTTCTATATTTTGTCGGTATCATTATTTATGAACAAGGCGTCTCATTTTTTGAAAATGATTGGGATAACATTGTCTTATGGGTAAATAAGTTCATCGATCAAAATCCATCGATTGAATCCGCCTATCAATCCCTGCAGGATTATATTAGTTTTGATAATGCATCACCAGTGATATTTAATGTTGTAAATATTGTCAGAAGTATTGGTAGTATCGTGATTATCATTGTTTTAATTCCTGTTTTTCTCTTTTTCCTACTGAAAGAAAAAGAAACCATCTTTGAAGGAATTGTTTCTGTAGTACCCAAAAAATACAAACATCATACCCGTGAACTCGGACAACGCGCCAACGATGTCATTCAAAAGTATTTTAATGGACGGTTCTTAGTCATGTTTATTATGAGTATCGCGTTAACAATTATGTTTATGGCTTTCGGCTTTAACTTTCAACGCAGTCTCTTCTTTGGTTTCACCTTAGGATTCTTAGATATCATCCCTTATATTGGTGGATTCATCGGAATGACCTTGCCAATTCTATACTCGTTTACCGTTCAAGATACATTGTTACTTGGTGAGTGGACCTTTATTGGATTGATTGCGGTCAATCTGATCATTCAAGGAATTCAGGGGAACATTTTACAACCATACATCATGGGTAAAGAAGTGAATATGCATCCTTTACTCGTCTTGTCTAGTTTTATCTTTTTCGGTGCCTTATTTGGCATTGCCGGAGTCATTCTTGCAATCCCGATTACAGGAATAATAAAAGCTAGTGCCCAATACTTTAACGAGTTGAAAGAAGATGAGGAAACACAACCAAAGAAATCCAGTCCAAAACCAAAAAAGCTTGCCCAGAAGTAA
- a CDS encoding DUF2179 domain-containing protein: MNPILLYFLIFVIKVFEVSLATLRIVLITKNERVKGAFIGFFEVIIWVLIVSTVLTGITEDPFKVVIYALGFAVGNYTGSKLENFFAIGDSSIEVITHKIDGKKMAKHLRANGFAVTSVNAYGMNDKREILYLHVPRKRVPETIDIIRSKQDDVVITIHDIKPVYGGYKALRK, translated from the coding sequence ATGAACCCAATTCTATTGTATTTTTTAATCTTTGTTATCAAAGTTTTCGAAGTGAGTTTGGCAACGCTTCGGATTGTTTTAATTACGAAAAACGAACGAGTCAAAGGCGCATTTATTGGATTCTTTGAAGTGATTATTTGGGTCTTAATAGTCAGTACCGTTTTAACCGGAATTACCGAAGACCCATTTAAAGTGGTCATATATGCCCTTGGGTTTGCCGTTGGAAATTATACCGGGAGCAAGTTGGAAAACTTCTTTGCGATTGGTGACAGCAGTATCGAAGTCATCACCCATAAAATTGACGGTAAAAAGATGGCCAAACACTTACGGGCAAATGGGTTTGCCGTCACGAGTGTGAATGCGTATGGGATGAATGATAAACGGGAAATTTTGTATCTCCATGTACCGCGAAAACGCGTGCCGGAAACAATTGATATTATTCGATCAAAACAAGATGATGTGGTCATCACAATTCATGATATTAAACCAGTATATGGTGGCTATAAAGCATTACGAAAATAG
- a CDS encoding YaaA family protein, with translation MKIILSPSKTASYQTIAELPQLDLLYPTRTKKLVSTIRKMNQTTLSKALHVNGDLLKQTYHEYKNFYKSPGYQAFPSFTGLVFKQLDRDHYTSADYHYIQTHVRIFDALYGVLTPGTLIKPYRLDMKSSLGFNLYSYWDVDDAFEDELIINLASNEFSKMMSQPMISIEFYTTKNGRLQSLATYSKMARGQMLNYLIKHHITTRDGIQQFDCDNYRYDPTRSTADTYVFIR, from the coding sequence ATGAAAATAATTCTCTCACCCAGTAAGACCGCATCGTATCAAACGATTGCCGAATTACCTCAGTTAGACTTACTTTATCCAACGAGAACAAAAAAGCTTGTAAGTACAATCAGAAAAATGAATCAAACGACCCTTTCCAAAGCGTTACATGTGAACGGTGATTTGTTAAAACAAACGTATCACGAGTACAAGAATTTTTACAAATCTCCAGGATATCAAGCGTTTCCTAGTTTTACAGGACTGGTGTTTAAGCAACTGGACCGTGATCATTATACATCTGCTGATTATCACTACATCCAAACGCATGTTCGGATTTTTGATGCACTCTATGGTGTCTTAACACCGGGAACCCTGATTAAACCATATCGATTGGATATGAAATCATCACTAGGCTTCAACTTATATAGTTATTGGGATGTTGATGATGCCTTTGAAGATGAGCTAATTATTAATCTAGCATCCAACGAGTTTTCAAAAATGATGTCGCAACCAATGATTTCCATTGAATTTTATACCACTAAGAATGGTCGTTTGCAATCCTTAGCAACCTATTCAAAAATGGCACGGGGACAGATGTTAAATTATTTAATTAAACATCATATAACAACCCGAGACGGAATCCAACAATTCGATTGCGATAACTATCGGTATGATCCGACGCGTAGCACCGCGGATACATATGTCTTTATCCGCTAA